The following DNA comes from Quercus robur chromosome 1, dhQueRobu3.1, whole genome shotgun sequence.
GAAACTAGCAGAAAAAACTGGGGAGTCTACCGAACACAAAGAGAGCTGGAGAAATCTATTAGGGGCCACCCAGACAAGTTGACAGCAGTAGTCTTAAATTACTTCTAAACCAATGACTTGCTGGGTTGCAACCATCTTTGGCATTATACAATTTCAGATTACAGAAATTAACTGACTGACAATTCCAAAAGCATTTGGGAATCATATGAAAACAAGTTGATACAAGAGTTTTATACATACTGGGGAAAGaattcaagattcaagaacaaatTCAAGCGTTGGGAAAAAATGGAGATGTCACAAATTCAAGATACCAAAATTTTTGGTAGTTAAAATAACATAAGATCAGGAAAATTAAATATTCTCTCAAAATCTGAAATGTTAATGGaaccaaaacaacaacaacaaagccatTTTCCCAAAACTATGAGGTCGGTTATGGATCCTCTCGTGTTCTTCTTTGCCATTCTATTCCTTCCAAAATCACACTCTCCTCCGTAATTAACAagtcattttttaatatttctacGTGTTATTTTAGGTCTTTCTCTGCCTCTTTTTGTTCCCTCGTCTTTAATCAAATTACTCTTATTTACAAATGCATTAATCACTCTCTTTAGCATATGACCAAACCATTTCAAGTGATTTGGCTTCATCATTTTATCAATGGGACCTACCcctatttttaattgaatttctTCATTATCTTTCCTTGCATTTTCAcatattcattttaaatttagatAGACTCATTTTATAAACATATTTAGCATTCAATATCATATAGCATGCCTAGTCTTACAACAGTCTTGTAAAACCTTCCCTTTAATTTAGTAGGTATTCTACAATCACGCATTATTCCTTATGCATTTCTCCTTCAACCATCCTACTCTTATCCTATGATTCACATTCTCTTCAATCTCACCattcttataattattaatcTGAGATATTGAAATCACTTACTTTGTGGTATCTCTTGGCCATCAAGTTTTACATCCCCTTCATCTTTGTTTCTCTTGTTACTGAATTTACACCCCATATACTGTCTTAGACTTACTTAACCAAAAGCCTTTAAATTCTAAACCTAAAGGTTTCAAGCTTGGCTTTGACTCCACATTTAGTTtcatccactaaagtatattgtATGCTAAAACCATACACCATGGAGCTTCATCTTGAATCAATCTAGTAAGTGTATCCATAACTAATgcataaaaagaagaaagaacattgtttttgttttaagaaatatttgccaataatttttatttttttattggtaagttacaagTGCACCTAGTGGATCTTAAACCAGCAATCTTACATATCTAATCTTTTTGTGAATAATTTGCAGAAGATGTGATATTACCATGTTTACAATCATTCAAAATGTAAATCTGATAGAGATATTGAGGTTTAATTTGCATATTTAAGAAATTCATATAATTTGGTAAATTTGGATAAAGAAAATTCATTGCCACTTAAAAATTATCCATGCATACCATCATATCAAATATGCAGGTTAAAATGAGCAAAGTGGATGGTGAGAGTCATTATACAAGAAAAACCCTACATGGAACATGggtttttattcatttctcaATTGTTAATAGACACTCAGTGGGACCTGATATGACAAGTTAAATACAACATTTTCAATTATCACAAATTTTGAATAAACGTGTACAAATGCAAGatctaaaattagaaaaaccAAATTATATCACTTCCTGACAGGTCACTGCACCATCCGTCATTACTAGTTTAACAGAAAGAAGATACTCACAATCACTCTTTCAAATCAGTTGAATATCTGAAGGGTCATTGCAGGGGAAGTATCAACTCTCTCAAATTATCATCAAtacttttttgataaattgataGTTCGGGAAAGAatgatttgaaccctagatgtcTACATTGGAAATACTAAGAGGTGTGAGTTCAACTACAAGGCTCTTAGCCTAAACTTATCATCCATACAGATCTATGAAGTTAAAAACCATATACCCTGGTATGCTGGTCATTGCTATGAAGAAATATTAGTCCTTTTTCTAACTGCATTAGTTTTATGCACAGAAGTGTCATTTTAATGCCTTTCAGAAAAAGACGATGTCCCACTGCAATAGAAGAAAGGGAAACTACATTCTTCTTTATGCCCTAAAGGACAATAAGCATTCTAATGCTTCTCATTACAAATTAAGGTTGTGCATTCTATTGTGCACTGTATAGGGGAAGCGGCATTTCAGCAGTGAGTGGGACACTACAACAAAATAAGGGGGTCTCTTTGACATTCTCGAATCAGGTATAACTAACTAACATCCAAAGAAGTAACAACTTCAAAAAAATGCATTGTCACCTTCTCAGAAGGAATAGCATTAAAGGGCCTACCTCCTCTGATACTTGGTGCTACTATCTGTAAAATAAATattcccttcttcatcaatgTCTAGATCATTGGTGAACCCCAATGGAACCCCTTCTGCCTCAGTTGTTAGTGATGTTGCCAAACCACCTTCTGGTCCCACCTTCAGTAGCCCAAAATATGCATCTGCAATGTATAAATCGCCTGTTTTCTTGTCAAATCGGAGCCCCAAAGGCCTGCCACATATGTGCTCATTCTTCAAGTAACTCAAAGGCGATGGTTTTGGGTCACACAGTTCTGACCTGAATCCCAAATAATAGATGGAATACAGATTATCATTCCCAAAGGCATTATTGCAAAGATAAATAACCAAAAGGCAAAAACACAACtgggaatttattttttaacaaagtagcAAAACACAGGAGAATGACTCAGACCAATTCTATTAATCAAGGAAGCTGTTAATTACATGGAGCCATTCATTTTCTGATCCCATGTGACATGTTCTCATAATTTGTTTGCTTATAGGTCTGAACCATATGATGAAGACTACCAAACAGCGAATAAAAAGACAAACTATAACCAACATGATGGAGGATGAAAGAGTATACTGAAGAGTGAAGAATACAAACatgaagaaaaccaaaaatttaaataagaaTCCACCAAGAAATAATCCCTTTACAAAATCCAATCAATGGCATCTTGGAGATTATAATTTATGAGTGTGGAACGTGAACACAACAACACTAATGATAATCAAAACATATGACATGATTCTTACATCtcaattaatataatatttcaCATTTCCctcacaaacattttttttggggtaaatatAAGCGGTTAAAGGGGCAACCAGTGGGGCTTTCCTACCATAGTAACACCATAACAGCTCACGGCACTTACATAAATGTGATTCAAATAAGTTATCCATGTCGCACTTTTTACATGTTTGCTCTTCTATCTATTCCATCTCTATTCCCTTCTTTTTAATATGCAAATTCAGTATTTTCAGGCTAAATGCTCTCTCATGTCAAGAATCAAGCTTTAAACTACTAACTCTTAAccccaaaagaagaagaagcagaaaagGGTGCAACCAATGTAATTTCACTAAATATACAATATAAAAGCTGATATTATGAGTCGCCATTTTCTTCACATGTGATGTGGGTCCCACAGAACGTACCACCAAGCTCAGAAACTCATAAACcgacaaaaacccagaaaccccattacaccaaaaaacaaaaacaaaaaactgacCTATTAGGCGAGGTGTAAGCGAAATCAATCCAGGACTGGCCATTCCAGAAGACGACCCGGCCATCAGCGACACCAGCATAGGGTCCACGGCCAAGAGGGTCAAAGGCTACACTCTCAGGGCCTTGGACTTGGTTGAGAAACTTAATTTCCGAATTCTGAAGCAAATTTTGGGTGTCTTTCTCTGTGGGAACCTGGGACCAAGGTGGCATGTCCACTCTGTACGATTCGAAGTCAGGAAAGTCAGAGATTGCACTGTGCCTCAAAGGGTCTGTGCCACAGTACAAGGCTAAGAGCAAGAAGAAGAGCCCCGCCAAGGCTCCGAACGGTGTCATTGTCGCTGAGACAGAGAAACAGAAGCTGAGAGGAGGTTTGGTCTCTGAGCAACGTGACAACACGGGTACTCCCTGTTAAAGAATGAGTGTTACAGGTTCAAAGCTGAAGGAAAGAAAGGTAGAAAGGGAGAGTCTTTGtgcttaggaaaaaaaaaaaaatcatcagtTAGATGTGTGAAAGAGGAGTAGGTGAAGCATTTGCAGGTAGGGGTGGTAGATAAGGGACGTTGATATCAATGACCTTGTTTTTTAGTAGCATTGTAGCTGGTTCAATATTGGCCAAGTCAAGGGATTGGTTGATGAGTGTATGGAGACATTGGTTAAGGTTGttgattttattataattattcaattttttttccttatacaCGAGTTAGTTAAAGAATAAGTAACAAGACTcattaaaattctcaaaaaaaaaaaaaaaaaaaaaaatttatatatctatagcatgcccaaataaaaaatgataaagaaaaaatgtgtaacatGAGGGTAAATTACCCTAATCCCTCTTGAGATTTTACAAAATGACACTCATAAATATTTCATGAAATAACACTTCGTGTGagtttttgtatataaataCAATAGTTAAGTTTTCATcaataatattcaaaaaaaagttttttttttttttaaaagattcaTAATAATTTATACATATGGGTTGAAATGTCATGCATCCACAAACGGATAAACCTCAAAAGAGGAGAGTTTTATTTCATTCatagtttggtttttttttttttttttaatggaatattGTGTTAGTTTAATTAAAAATCGTGTATAGGGTTAGGTACATATTAACTGCGGCATGTGGTGATTTGCGATTACTAACAATACCAACTTCATGTTACCAAGTTGCAAATAACAATCTGAATTGAGGCAATCTTTTTGAATTTGCCCTACCTTACAACCTTACTTCTCATTATAATTGTCATTGTAGCACATCTGTGACTTAGTCCATGGTCATGCAAACTTGACGTTATCCCCGTGTTCCTCTAATATATCACTGGCAGTCCTTCATCAGTGCAGCATGcacctttttgtttgttttggagcTGTAAGGGCGCCATTTTGgttcctaagcccaaaaggtaGAAGGATTcgggcccaaagagcccaacaaaatgaatttgtagagagagGGCTTAAAAGCTAGGTTTCAATGGATCAAGCAACACACACAGTGGATTATAGATAATGAGAAAGTAAAGAAAGACAAGCTCTATGCAAAGAAAGAGTGGTTCTTGAATATAGTTCTTTTAGACTTTGATACAATTTCAGTTCTtgttgctatagtgttttctcTATAGATTTTCTGATCCCCTCTCCCtagagggtctcttacattatataactccctttagatgatcttggccctccatttgttAGTCGTCCAGGCCActacttgagtacttgtcccattagacaCCTTCCCAAACACCTTGTGAGTTACGGCAGCCAatgcagcactgttcaggggtcttttccacataaatgcagccaaGAGGTTTTGTgggatgcattaaatgtggtggcAGCCACCATCCTTTTAGTCATGTCAAGGCTAACCCCTTCTCCGAAACTCTTTCTCTACAGTATGACCTCCTTTTGTAACGTGCCACTGCATGGCCTTACTGTCCGAGGGTGTGACCTCCTCAGCACGATAATGGCCCCCTTGGCCATGGATATGATACGTGGCGTAATTACCTTATTTAAATTCCTATACCCCACAATAGCCTCTCAAAACTCCGATTTTTTCCTCTTATCAGAagagaaaagtggggttttgaccTTAGATAATTAATTCCACACGTTTCTTTGACTTCCACACATGAGAACGTCACTTCGCGTGCCCTGCAACCGTTTTGGTGCTTCAGAGTCCACAACGTCTCATTAAATGCTGGcatttcttctcaaattttGGGCGGGATAACTCCCACCCAAGTccgcctcctatataaggcgTCTGGGGGATTCATTTCTCTCACTTTCCAAATCTTCGAACTCTCAAGACTTCCTAAATCTCCAAAATTTCAAGACTTCCTAAATCCTCAAACTTTCGAGAAGCTCCTGAAGTGACCCTTGTCCTTATTTTCGTAAGATTTTTTGTTCTTAGGCTATTTTCTCCTCGgccttttactttttacttcttcttcacAAATATTTCCTTCACTTCTCTTTAGTCTGCTCTAATGGGTAGGTTTGCTCATTTAGTTGATACCCCCGCGAGTATGGAGGGGTTTAGGGCCTTGTATTAGATCTCCTAGGGCGTTTCCCTACGGTACTGCCCTTTAGGCGAATGGATTGACCTTAAAAGGGAGGGGGAAGTGGTTATTCCCATGATTGTCTTTATAGAAGGGGGGATGAGCCTACCCATGGGGAGGGTGACTAAGGACTACTTGATAGCTTATAGGATTTGCCCTCACTAGTGTGCGCCCAACCTATTAGAGTCTTGGGTAGTGTAGATGCTCTCAACGAGCAAATGGGGTTAGGCCTCACCTGGCGAAGTGTAAGCGAAATCAATCCAAGACTGGCCATTCCAGAAGACGACCCGGCCATCAGTGACACCAGCATAGGGTCCAGCGCCAAGAGGGTCAAAGGCTACACTCTCAGGGCCTTGGACTTGGTTGAGAAACTTAATTTCCGAATTCTGAAGCAAATTCTGGGTGTCTTTTTCTATGGGAACTTGGGACCAAGGTGGCATGTCCACTCTGTACGATTCAAAGTCAGGGAAGTCAGAGATGGCACTGTGCCTCAAAGGGCTTGTGCCACAATACAAGGCTAAGAGCAAGAAGAAGAGCCTCGCCAAGGCTCCGAACGGTGACATTGTCGCTGACACAGAGAAACAGAAGCTGAGAGGAGGTTTGGTCTCTGAGCAACGTGACAACACGTGCACTCCCTGTTAAAGAGTGAGTGTTACAGGTTCAAAGTTGAAAGAAAGGAAGGTAGAGAGGGAGAGTCTTTGTgcttagggaaaaaaaatcaacagttAGATGTGTGAAAGAGGAGTAGGTGAAGCATTTGCAGGTAGGGGTGGTAGATAAGGGACGTTGATATCAATGACCTTGTTTTTTAGTAGCAATGTAGCTGGTTCAATATTGGCCAAGTCAAGGGATTGGTTGATGAGTGTATGGAGACATTGGTTAAGGTTGttgattttaatataattattcaatttttttttcttatacacGAGTTAGTTAAAGAATAAGTAACAAGACTcattaaaattctcaaaaaaaaatatatatatatatctatagcatgcccaaataaaaaatgataaagaaaaaatgtgTGCCATGAGGGTAAATTATCCTAATCTCTCTTGAGATTTTACAAAATGACACTCATACATATTTCATGAAATAACACTTCGTGTGagtttttgtatataaataCAATAGTTAAGTTTTCATcaataatattcaattttttttttaaaagattcaTAATAATTTATACATATGGGTTGAAATGTCATGCATCCACAAATGGATAAACCTCAAAAGAGGAGAGTTTTATTTCATTCatagtttggttttttttttttttttaatggaatattgtgttagtttaattaaaaattgtgtATAGGGTTAGGTACATATTAACTGCAGCATGTGGTGATTTGCGATTACTAACAATACCAACTTCATGTTACCGAGTTGCAAATAACAATTTGAATTGAGGCAATCTTTTCGAATTTGCCCTACCTTACAACCTTACTTCTCATTATAATTGTCATTGTAGCATGTCTGTGACTTAGTCCATGGTCATGCAAACTTGACGTTATCCCCGTGTTCCTCTAGTATATCACTGGCAGTCCTTCATCAGTGCAACATGcacctttttgtttgttttggagcTGTAACGGCGCCATTTTGgttcctaagcccaaaaggtaGAAGGATTcgggcccaaagagcccaacaaaatgaatttgtagagagagGGCTTAAAAGCTAGGTTTCAATGGATCAAGCAACACACACAGTGGATTATAGATaataagaaagcaaagaaagacaAGCTCTATGCAAAGAAATTCTTCCTCAGCGAAGTCCAAGGAGAGTGGTTCTTGAATATAGTTCTTTTAGACTTTGATACAATTTCAGTTCTtgttgctatagtgttttctcTATAGATTTTCTGATCCCCTCTCCCtagagggtctcttacattatatagctccctttagatgatcttggccctccatttgttAATCGTCcaggccactacttgagtgcttgtcccattagACACGTTCCCAAACACCTTGTGAGTTGCGgcagccaaggcagcactgttcaggggtcttctccacataaatgaaACCAAGAGGTTTTGTGGGATGCATAAAATGTGGTGGTAGCTACCATCCCTTCAGTCATATCAAGGCTAACCCCTTCTCCGAAGCTCTTTTTCTACAGTATGACCTCCTTTTGTAACGTGCCATTAACGTGGCCTTACTATCCGAGGGTGTGACCTCCTCGGCACGATAATGGCCCCCTCGGCCATGGGTATGATACATGGCACAATTACCTTATTTAAATTCCTGCACCCCACAATAGCCTCTCAAAACTCCGATTTTTTCCTCTTATCAgaggagaaaagtggggttttgaccTTAGATAATTAATTCCACACGTTTCTTTGACTTCCACACATGAGAACGTCACTTCGCGTGCCCTGCAACCATTTTGGTGCTTCAGAGTCCACAACGTCTCATTAAATGCTGGcatttcttctcaaattttGGGCGAGATAACTCCCACCCAAGTccgcctcctatataaggcgcCTGGGTGATTCATTTCTCTCACTTTCCAAATCTTCGAACTCTCAAGACTTCCTAAATCTCCAAACTTTCAAGACTTCCCAAATCCTCAAACTTTCGAGAAGCTCCTGAAGTGACCCTTGTCCTTATTTTCTAAGATTTTTCATTCTTAGGCTATTTTCTCCTcggatttttactttttacttcttcttcacAAATATTTCCTTCACTTCTCTTTAGTCTGCTCTAATGGGTAGGTTTGCTCATTTAGTTGATACCCCTGTAGGTATGAAGGGTTTAGGGCCTTGTATCAGATCTCCTAGGGCGTTTCCCTGCGATACTGCACTCTAGGCAAATGGATTGACCTTAGGAGGGAGGGGGAAGTGGTTATTCCCATGATCGCTTTTATAGAAGGGGGGATGAGCCTACCCATGGGGAGGGTGACTAGGGACTACTTGATAGCTTATAGGATTTGCCCTCACTAGTGTGCGCCCAACCTATTTGGAGTCTTGGGTAGTGTAGATGCTCTCAACGAGCAAATGGGGTTAGGCCTCACCTGGCACAACGTCGTCTGGATGTACAAGTGTCATTTACTTGCAAATTCAGGGTACTACCTTAAGTCTAGGTCCTTAGTAGTTAGGCTCATCTCATGTCTTCCCAAATCCAACAAGGGCATGAAAGATGACTTTCTGATCGTCTCGGGTGAATGGCATAACGGTCATCACTACCTAGTCTAGGAGGGAAAGCCAAGTGGGGTACCCTAGGTTTAGGTCTTTTAACATGGGCACTAGTTCTGTAGTTttgcttctttctctttttctttagtattttgtttcttttttatggaAGGTTTTGTTATTCTGACCATGATTTTGCTCCTCGGCTATTTTTACAAATACTACCTCtgtcccaatttgtttgtcctgcttgaaaagtcaaactttttaaaggaacatcatttattgtcttgtctgtt
Coding sequences within:
- the LOC126724729 gene encoding protein STRICTOSIDINE SYNTHASE-LIKE 3, with amino-acid sequence MTPFGALAGLFFLLLALYCGTDPLRHSAISDFPDFESYRVDMPPWSQVPTEKDTQNLLQNSEIKFLNQVQGPESVAFDPLGRGPYAGVADGRVVFWNGQSWIDFAYTSPNRSELCDPKPSPLSYLKNEHICGRPLGLRFDKKTGDLYIADAYFGLLKVGPEGGLATSLTTEAEGVPLGFTNDLDIDEEGNIYFTDSSTKYQRRNFMQLVFSAEDTGRVLKYSPTTKETTVLVRNIQFPNGVSLSKDGSFFVFCEGAIGRLRKYWLKGEKAGTSEVLAILPGFPDNVRTNEKGEFWVAVHCRRNLYTYLCALYPQVRKFLLKLPVPAKIQFLLHIGGKPHGVVVKYSPEGKLLQILEDSQGKVVKAISEVEEKDGKLWMGSVLMPFIAVYNLN